The Pseudomonas sp. R4-35-07 nucleotide sequence GACGTGGATGATGACACTCGATTGGCCCTGGCATTTTGCCTGGAAGCGCAAGGGCTGGTGTTTTTCCCGGGGTTCGCACCGGGGTGGGGGATGAGTAAACGCCGGTTCGACAGCGCGTCGGCCGAACCGGCGGCGCCAGGCCTCCTCTCTCGGTTGCTGGGCTCACCCGCTGCATCAAATGAGTCACCCACTCCCCAACCGAATGGTGCGTAGAGTCCAGCCTGATCAGCGGCAACGCGATGGATTAACCCGCTTTCATGCTGCTTTCAAGCAGAAGCTGAATCATATTCAGACGTTGCCTGCAGGCTCCTCAACCGCGTTATCTGTCATTACGGGTGCTGGCGTAAAGGGCGCGCCAGGGCGGAATGCCGGCTGTTTAATCGCCTGTGTGCCTTGCTCATAAACATAGGCAGCCGACAGCACTGTGGCTTCGTTGTTAGCCGACCCGTAAAGGTAAAGCGCCGTGGGCATCCCTTCATCATCCATCCCGGACGGAATGGACATTCCCGGGTAACCCGCCGCAGCGCTGAAAAAATAGTTGTTTGAGAGGAAGTTCGACACCATCGCATCGAGCCTGTGTTTGTTCATCGGATCATCGATGGTTTTCTGGAAAACCGGAATGACGGCCGCCCACAGCTCATCGCGCTGGTCCTGAGTGCTCACCAGGCCATTGATAAGCTCCAGCAGGTTCTGGTCGGGCTCACCGGGCTGCTGGTGACGCTTATTGAAAGCAATCAGCTCCGAAAGCGATTTGACAGGCAAACCCTCGCGCCCGGCGAGATACTCTTCCAGTTGGTGCTTGACGTCTGAAAATAATGCCTCGTTGTAATCGGCGTAGGTTTGCTCAGCGACGCCATCCTCCAGCGTTCCCACGGGCACCAGGATCGCACCTTGAGACTTCAACACTTCAAGCGCATCCGCGTAATGCTTACGGTCCGCCCGCTTCGCGGGGTCTTTGGCCTCCTCTACGGACAATTCAGGCACAGGCGTGTAGCCAATTCGCTTGCCTTTCAAGGCATCGGAGCGCAGTCCCTCGGTGTAAAGCGTGGTCTCGGTCATGGCGTTGAGCGCTTCTGCCGCATCGCAGACATTGCGCGTGAACGTGCCAATCGAATCCATGCGTGAACTGGTCATGACACCCTCGGAACTCAGCAAGCCCACGGAGGTTTTCAAGCCAAAAACGCCGTTGTAGGCCGCGGGAGTAATGATCGATCCGCTGGTTTCCACCCCTAACGCCAGCGGCACATGCCCCTGGGCTACCGCCACGGCGGAACCTGAGCTCGATCCTGCTACCATCCCGCCCAGGCGATGCGGGTTCAGCGTCTGGCCCCCTCGGGAACTCCAGCCATCCACCGGTAATTCAGAGCGGAAGTTCGACAGCTCGCTCATGTTGGTTTTACCTACAACCACCACGCCGGCCTTCAGCAAGTTGTCCACGACCTTGGCATTTTGAGTGGCGGCCTTGCCCACCAGAGCCTTGGAACCGGCGCTTGTCTGCATCCGGTCCTTGGTTTCGAATACATCCTTGAGCGCGATCGGAACGCCGTGCAAATACCCGCGCACCTGGCCTTTTTCACGTTCAAGGTCCAGCGCCCTGGCTTGCTGGAGCGCATCCGGGTTGGTTTCTATGAACGCGTTACCGCCCTGCAGCCCATGATCAATATTGGCAATTTGTCGGAACGTGTCTTTCACCAGCGATTCTGAGGTGACCCCGCCGCGGCTGGCCATTTCCACAGACATTTGACATGCGCCCTTGAAGCCCTGCGGCGGATTTGAAAGCGCTTGCAACAGGCCTGTCGCCCACCCACCTGCCGAAACTGGTCCGATCATGGAAATACCCCTAATTGACTGAAAGAGAGCTATCGGCCGATAACCCAACACGAGTCTAAGAGGCTGTTCCGGCGTCGCTATCCAGGCGAATCCTGCTGCCCGGTATGATCATTCCGTACCCGGTGTAGGCGCGACAGTTGATAGAAGCTGGCGGTAAGTTCGCAGCAGGACCTGCACGCGATCAGCCGCCCAGCGGGCCCCGTAAAACCAGAGTTGGGTACCATCCTCCAGTGCCTGACAGGCGCTGGGGTATCCACTTCTGCGCGCTGCATGAAACGCCGCACTCTGATCGTCTGACACCAGGCCATCCAAACGATGACTGGCCACGAGCGCATCGATGGCCGTACCGGATTCGAGCGGGTCGTCCGTACGCTGCGCGTCCACTGCGACTAATTGCACACCCGCTTGGCCGAGGATAACGAAGGCACGGTGCAAGGTTGCACGCTGGTCCGTGGGTTCAACATGCCCACCGCGTACGTAGCGGATGGCATAGCCGATGCGCCACCCCGCCAGCACAGGAGAGGCAGTAAAAGCGCTGTTGTTTTGCACCAGGGGCACTTCAACCATCACGGGCCCAGTGGGGTCGACACCACTGAGGGCGACCAGTGATAACTCGGGGTCTCGCGTGGGCTTGATCATTGGAGGCAAGGCGTTATAGCCGGGTATGAGTACCGTCCCCTCAGCGCGTCCTGCACCGAAAACGATAGCACCGGGGCTGGCGTTATCGGTTCGCGCCTGGGTGACGGTTGAAGAACCAGGATCGGCATGCTCGCCTGATACGGCGAGCGACGATGCTGAGAGGCACGGCATGCCCAATCGCCAGAGTTTCTTGCAGTCCTCGTTCATTGCAACGCCCCTCGAAATTAACTTTCCGACGGATCATCGCACTCTCTTCTGACGTTTGTCGCAGAGTCGAAACACCCTGAAAAACACCTTTTTCACAGGCTCTTTAACTAACCCGCAGCCTGTTCTTTCACATCCTGAGTCTCTACCTCCAACCACCACGCATGCCCTCGTTCGGGCTGGTTGAGCCGGAACGCTTGCCCCATCGCCGGCGTAGTAATCGACACATTGCGCTCCCAGGCCAGCGCCATGATGCGGTCGAACGGCTCGTGCCAGGCATGAAACGCCAAGTCGAAGGTGCCGTTGTGAATCGGTAGCAACCAGCGGCCCCTGAGGTCGATATGCGCCTGTAACGTTTGCTCCGGCTGCATATGCACATGAGGCCAGTCGACGTTATAGGCGCCGGTTTCCATCAGGGTCAGGTCAAACGGTCCGTATTGCTCGCCGATCCGCTTGAAGCCGTCGAAATAACCCGTGTCGCCGCTGAAAAAGATCCGCCGCGCGTCATCGATCATCACCCAGGAACACCACAGGGTCTGGTTGCCGTCAAACAGGCCACGCCCGGAAAAATGCTGCGCCGGCGTGGCAACAAAACGAATGCCATCAACCTCGGTGCCCTGCCACCAATCCAGTTGCCGCACCTTGGCGGCGTCCACCCCCCATTTGACCAAGGTGTCTCCCACGCCTAAGGGCGCAAGAAAGTACCGCGTCTTGTCGGCCAATTGGATCACAGCTGTGCGGTCGAGATGATCGTAGTGATTGTGGGAAAGGATCACCGCTTCCAACGGCGGCAACTCTTCCAGGCTGATCGGGGGTTGGTGGAAGCGCTTGGGGCCGGCCCAACTGAACGGTGAGGCGCGCTCGGCGAACACGGGGTCGGTGATCCAGAATTTACCGCGCATTTTCAACAACACGGTTGAATGGCCCAGGCGGAACACGCTGTGATCAGGGGCTGCCGCCAAGTGTTCGCGGGTCAGGGGTTGTACCGGGATGTTGCCCACCGGCCTTGTGGTGCGCGGCTTGTTAAACAACATGTTCCAAAAAATACGCAAGGTCTTGCCAAAGCCACCGTGGGGCACCAGCGCGTCGTTGGTGAAATGCCCCTGGTCGCGCTCGGCAGGCCTGAGCGCAGTGGGTGTCGGGTCAACACGTGTTGAAATCGTAGCCATTACAGAGTGACTCCTGCGTCCGCTCATAATTACACTGCACAGTGTAGTTTCTACATTGCAACAAAACTCGAAGCAAGTAAACTGCCGAGTGTAATTTCATTTTTGAGCCGAACCTCCTCCATGACTGCCTCCCAACGCCTCACCGACCGTAAACGCGAAGCCATCGTGGCAGCGGCCATCGCCGAATTTCGCGAGCATGGCTTCGAGGTCACCAGCATGGACAGGATCGCCGCCACGGCCGGCGTTTCCAAGCGCACGGTCTACAACCATTTTCCCAGTAAAGAAGAGCTGTTCGCCGAAATACTGCACCAATTGTGGGCCAGCAGCGCCGCGCAACTGGATGTGGCGTACAGCCGCGACCAACCACTACGCAATCAACTGCGTGGGTTGCTGGAAGCGAAAATGAAGATGATGGCGGATGCCAACTTCCTCGACCTGGCACGCGTGGCCATCGCGGCCACCATTCATTCGCCGGAACGGGCCCAAGACATGGTCAACCGCTTGAGCGAGCGCGAAGAAGGCTTTACCCAATGGGTTCGTGCCGCCCAGGAAGACGGCCGCCTGAGTTGCAAAGACCCAGCGTTCGCAGCTCACCAGATACAAAGCCTGCTCAAAGCCTTTGCGTTCTGGCCGCAGATCACCCTTGGCCAGCCTACCCTCGACGCAACGTCCCAGGCTCATGTGATCGAATCGGCGATTGATCTGTTCCTTGCAGGCTATGAGGTCAGTCCGCCGCAGTAGCACAATGCCGCCATTGGTCGCCTCGCCAGAAATGTGCCGCCCCGAAGGCGAACTTCCTGGCAGGCCGATCACTCTGAACCCG carries:
- a CDS encoding helix-turn-helix transcriptional regulator; this encodes MSSLAMSSYVEQQIVLHQFTAKHCAQARIMLGWSREELAREAGVAVQAIQQLESHGDVDDDTRLALAFCLEAQGLVFFPGFAPGWGMSKRRFDSASAEPAAPGLLSRLLGSPAASNESPTPQPNGA
- a CDS encoding amidase family protein — translated: MSVEMASRGGVTSESLVKDTFRQIANIDHGLQGGNAFIETNPDALQQARALDLEREKGQVRGYLHGVPIALKDVFETKDRMQTSAGSKALVGKAATQNAKVVDNLLKAGVVVVGKTNMSELSNFRSELPVDGWSSRGGQTLNPHRLGGMVAGSSSGSAVAVAQGHVPLALGVETSGSIITPAAYNGVFGLKTSVGLLSSEGVMTSSRMDSIGTFTRNVCDAAEALNAMTETTLYTEGLRSDALKGKRIGYTPVPELSVEEAKDPAKRADRKHYADALEVLKSQGAILVPVGTLEDGVAEQTYADYNEALFSDVKHQLEEYLAGREGLPVKSLSELIAFNKRHQQPGEPDQNLLELINGLVSTQDQRDELWAAVIPVFQKTIDDPMNKHRLDAMVSNFLSNNYFFSAAAGYPGMSIPSGMDDEGMPTALYLYGSANNEATVLSAAYVYEQGTQAIKQPAFRPGAPFTPAPVMTDNAVEEPAGNV
- a CDS encoding MBL fold metallo-hydrolase, coding for MATISTRVDPTPTALRPAERDQGHFTNDALVPHGGFGKTLRIFWNMLFNKPRTTRPVGNIPVQPLTREHLAAAPDHSVFRLGHSTVLLKMRGKFWITDPVFAERASPFSWAGPKRFHQPPISLEELPPLEAVILSHNHYDHLDRTAVIQLADKTRYFLAPLGVGDTLVKWGVDAAKVRQLDWWQGTEVDGIRFVATPAQHFSGRGLFDGNQTLWCSWVMIDDARRIFFSGDTGYFDGFKRIGEQYGPFDLTLMETGAYNVDWPHVHMQPEQTLQAHIDLRGRWLLPIHNGTFDLAFHAWHEPFDRIMALAWERNVSITTPAMGQAFRLNQPERGHAWWLEVETQDVKEQAAG
- a CDS encoding TetR/AcrR family transcriptional regulator — encoded protein: MTASQRLTDRKREAIVAAAIAEFREHGFEVTSMDRIAATAGVSKRTVYNHFPSKEELFAEILHQLWASSAAQLDVAYSRDQPLRNQLRGLLEAKMKMMADANFLDLARVAIAATIHSPERAQDMVNRLSEREEGFTQWVRAAQEDGRLSCKDPAFAAHQIQSLLKAFAFWPQITLGQPTLDATSQAHVIESAIDLFLAGYEVSPPQ